The following nucleotide sequence is from Terriglobales bacterium.
TGTCAGCGCCAGCAACAACGTCGGCACCCCCCACGGCTTCTTGTGCGGAACCCTCATTTCGCCCGTAACAGGAGAACCGGCACCTTGATGCTGTGCTGGACGCGCGTCGCGGTCACGCCTTTGAACAGGTCGGAGAGGAAGCGATGCCCGTGCGTGCTCATCGCCACCAGGTCGCATCCCCTGTTCTCCACCCACCGGATGATTTCTTTGGCCGGATCGCCGTAAGCCAGTTCCGCCTCGGTGGGTATGCCGGCGCCTCGAAAATCTTCCAAAACCGTTTGCAGGTAGGCGGTATCTTCCGCGATTTCTCGGCTGACGGCGTCCGCCCCGTAGGTTCTGGCCGCCCACCCGTCGGCGACATGAAGCAACACCACCCGGCTGCCGGCCAGCTTGGCAAGCTGCTTCACGTGCTCGATGATCGCCCGGTCGGTCGGCGTTCCATCCAGCGTGACCAGGATCGTCTCGTACATGGTGTTGGTCTTGGTCATCGTCAGCCGCCGCTGATTACCTGCCACGCCATTTTCAGCAAATCCGGCAATCCATAGAGCGCCATGCAGGTGATCAGGATCGCGCTGCCCCAGCCCGCAATCATCAGCATTCGCCCATTCCTCCACCTGCCCATGCGCTTCTTCGAACTGGTGAACTGCAGCAGCGGAAACATGGCGAACGGGAGTTGCAGGGCGAGCACCACCTGGCTGAGGATCAGCAGGTCGGTGACGCTGCCGCTGCCGCGCAGCCCGATGATGATCACCGCCGGCAGGATCGCAATCGTGCGCGTAATCAGGCGCCGTACCCACGGCTTGATGCGCCAGTGCATGAAGCCTTCCATCAC
It contains:
- a CDS encoding universal stress protein, whose product is MTKTNTMYETILVTLDGTPTDRAIIEHVKQLAKLAGSRVVLLHVADGWAARTYGADAVSREIAEDTAYLQTVLEDFRGAGIPTEAELAYGDPAKEIIRWVENRGCDLVAMSTHGHRFLSDLFKGVTATRVQHSIKVPVLLLRAK